One part of the Marmota flaviventris isolate mMarFla1 chromosome 4, mMarFla1.hap1, whole genome shotgun sequence genome encodes these proteins:
- the Gprin2 gene encoding G protein-regulated inducer of neurite outgrowth 2, with the protein MSSSHPEPESQALRSPRTQSLSQSSSSLLCEGRGQRPELRKSASSTVWQAQPGKASTSPQALVEERCQTESTEQAQTSSPHLRSGAVGHWRSSTVGNVSTMDSGDLCRLRAPSVAAVQRSHSDLVHSTQTRGHSSARKASLSCSALGGSPARRAQLQPGSISDQVGQPPTGLERELAPADGTSNSAWMLEESQVWVPPPALGDTATHSSGPQAGPKATGQPATTSCHALPPAALLCSMREAVASGCCHALPATGILAFPKLVASVSESGLQAQHGMKFHCKLPGGIHRHSHCCAHLWGPTGLPTEPGSRTKDVCTMTSASDLGPMLVSAQDAGVQAAPVAACKAVATSPSLEAPVALHMFPEVTLGPNLEETSSPVRDVRWDAEGMTWEVYGASVDPEVLGVAIQKHLEMQFEQLHPVPASEDSLSIEGRRGPLRAVMQSLRRPSCCGCSGAAPE; encoded by the coding sequence ATGAGTTCCAGCCACCCTGAGCCCGAATCCCAGGCACTTCGGAGTCCCCGCACACAGTCACTGTCCCAGAGCTCTTCCAGCCTGCTTTGTGAAGGCCGGGGGCAGAGACCAGAGCTCCGCAAGAGTGCCAGCAGTACTGTGTGGCAGGCCCAACCTGGCAAGGCCAGCACCAGTCCCCAGGCCTTGGTGGAAGAGAGGTGCCAGACTGAGAGCACAGAGCAAGCACAGACCTCAAGCCCCCATCTACGGTCTGGTGCTGTGGGGCACTGGCGAAGCAGCACTGTGGGAAATGTATCTACAATGGACAGTGGTGACTTGTGTCGCCTGCGGGCCCCCAGTGTGGCTGCTGTGCAGAGGAGCCATTCTGATCTGGTCCATAGCACCCAGACCCGGGGTCATAGCAGTGCTCGGAAGGCCAGTCTCAGCTGCTCAGCCCTCGGTGGCTCACCTGCCCGCAGGGCTCAGCTGCAGCCTGGCAGTATTTCTGACCAGGTTGGACAGCCACCTACAGGCCTGGAAAGAGAACTGGCTCCAGCAGATGGAACTTCTAACTCAGCCTGGATGCTGGAGGAGAGTCAGGTGTGGGTACCACCACCAGCCCTGGGGGACACAGCTACCCACAGCAGTGGTCCCCAGGCTGGGCCCAAAGCCACAGGGCAGCCAGCTACCACCTCCTGCCATGCTCTGCCCCCAGCAGCTCTTCTCTGCAGCATGAGGGAGGCAGTGGCCAGTGGCTGCTGTCATGCCCTGCCTGCCACAGGGATCCTGGCTTTTCCCAAACTGGTGGCATCAGTGAGTGAGTCTGGGCTGCAGGCTCAGCATGGGATGAAGTTCCACTGTAAGTTGCCTGGGGGGATTCACAGGCACTCCCACTGTTGTGCCCACCTTTGGGGTCCCACAGGGTTACCCACAGAGCCTGGCTCTAGGACCAAAGATGTATGTACCATGACTTCAGCTAGTGACTTGGGCCCCATGTTGGTGTCAGCCCAGGATGCTGGTGTGCAGGCAGCCCCAGTGGCAGCATGCAAGGCTGTGGCTACCAGCCCATCCCTGGAAGCCCCTGTGGCTCTGCACATGTTCCCAGAGGTAACTCTAGGGCCCAACCTGGAAGAGACATCGTCCCCTGTGCGGGATGTGCGGTGGGATGCTGAAGGCATGACATGGGAGGTGTACGGAGCATCGGTAGACCCTGAAGTGCTTGGTGTGGCCATCCAGAAGCACCTGGAGATGCAGTTTGAACAGTTGCACCCAGTGCCAGCCAGTGAGGACAGCTTGTCCATTGAGGGCCGGAGGGGCCCGCTGAGGGCCGTCATGCAGTCCCTACGGCGTCCCAGCTGCTGTGGCTGCTCTGGTGCAGCCCCCGAGTGA